The following are encoded together in the Campylobacter concisus genome:
- a CDS encoding GDP-fucose synthetase — translation MDKNSKIYVAGHKGLVGSAIVKNLKSKGYENIITRTHSELDLMDQKAVYEFFEKEKPEYVVLAAAKVGGIVANSTYRADFIYENLQIQNNVIHQSYVHKVKKLLFLGSTCIYPKNAPQPMSEDVLLTSPLEYTNEPYAIAKIAGMKMCESYNLQYGTNFISVMPTNLYGPNDNFDLETSHVLPALIRKIHLAKLLSEKKFDAVVKDLKVKDINEAMAYLGKFGISKDRVEIWGTGKPRREFLHSEDMADACVFLLKNRDFKDTYDKNSKEIRNTHINIGTGKDISIKELANLVKNIVGFKGEPYFNDSKPDGTMLKLTDPSKLHSLGWKHKVELEDGIKTLYEWYLND, via the coding sequence ATGGATAAAAATAGCAAAATTTATGTAGCAGGGCACAAGGGTCTGGTAGGCTCTGCTATAGTGAAAAATTTAAAATCAAAAGGCTATGAAAATATAATCACAAGAACTCATAGTGAGCTTGATCTAATGGATCAAAAAGCAGTTTATGAGTTTTTTGAAAAAGAAAAGCCTGAGTATGTGGTGCTAGCTGCTGCAAAGGTCGGCGGAATAGTGGCTAATAGCACGTATAGAGCTGATTTTATCTATGAAAATTTGCAAATTCAAAATAATGTGATCCATCAAAGCTATGTGCATAAGGTAAAAAAACTACTATTTCTGGGGAGTACTTGTATATATCCTAAAAATGCCCCACAACCAATGAGCGAAGATGTACTTTTGACATCTCCACTTGAATACACAAATGAGCCATATGCGATCGCTAAAATAGCCGGCATGAAGATGTGTGAGAGTTATAATCTGCAGTACGGTACAAATTTTATATCTGTGATGCCTACAAATTTATATGGTCCAAACGACAACTTTGATCTAGAAACTTCGCATGTATTGCCAGCACTTATAAGAAAGATACACCTAGCAAAGCTTTTAAGCGAAAAAAAATTTGACGCAGTGGTAAAAGATCTAAAAGTAAAAGATATAAATGAAGCTATGGCTTATCTTGGTAAATTTGGTATTTCAAAAGATAGAGTAGAAATTTGGGGCACAGGAAAACCTAGACGAGAGTTTCTACACTCAGAAGATATGGCTGATGCTTGTGTATTTTTACTGAAAAATAGAGACTTTAAAGATACTTATGACAAAAATAGCAAAGAGATAAGAAATACGCATATAAATATAGGAACTGGCAAAGATATATCTATAAAAGAGCTAGCAAATTTGGTTAAAAATATAGTTGGCTTTAAAGGCGAGCCATACTTTAATGATAGCAAGCCTGATGGCACGATGCTAAAACTAACGGATCCCTCAAAGCTCCACTCTCTTGGTTGGAAGCATAAAGTAGAGCTTGAAGATGGAATAAAGACGCTTTATGAGTGGTATTTAAATGACTAA
- a CDS encoding 5-methyltetrahydropteroyltriglutamate--homocysteine S-methyltransferase yields MIKSYVLGFPRIGEKRELKRALEGFWAGKEGFSEENLQETAKTLRQRHWKYQQDAGICAISVNDFSFYDLMLDNIIAFGATPPRFANLSGSEQYFACSRGNKNGVAMEMTKWFNTNYHYIVPELSSESKFSLKADKILAEYKEAKANGVKGKVNLIGPITFLALSKTTDGSCPFKHLDTLVGEYKKLLEQISKLDDEILVQFDEPIFVTDKNESDLLPLITKVYNELTGVANNVKIVFATYFEHAIKAVSEVAKTKIYGIALDFIHGKRNFEVLETIKNSHLTLFAGVIDGRNIWKSNIDEKVKLVGEISEKIGGKDFYIGTSCSLLHVPYTLKYEENLNPEIKNWLSFAVEKLDEIKIITKLANGEKLDESETKIYEENKNAVKTRATSKLIHSESVQNRTKNLSKFERDEKFEDRIKIQRETLKYGILPTTTIGSFPQTVDLRVLRQNFKKGEIDVAAYEAGIKKYIDHCVKFQEDIGLDVLVHGEPERNDMVEYFGEQISGYAFSQNGWVQSYGSRCVKPPLLFGDVSRPEPMTVKWMKYAQSITKHVMKGMLTGPVTMLNWSFVRDDLPRSEVAKQLALCIYDEIADLQNAGIRVIQVDEAAFKEGYPLRAENIPAYEKFAVDCFKLSVSSAEAKTQIHTHMCYSEFNDIIKTIEAMDADVISIETARSGNELLKIFKAVGYKQEVGPGVYDIHSPRVPSVEEIVAQIKALLEVLPKEQLWINPDCGLKTRKWEEVEPSLKNMVEAVKIVRGL; encoded by the coding sequence ATGATAAAAAGTTATGTTTTAGGTTTTCCAAGAATCGGAGAAAAAAGAGAGTTGAAGCGCGCATTAGAGGGCTTTTGGGCTGGTAAAGAGGGCTTTAGTGAAGAGAATTTGCAAGAGACCGCAAAGACGCTTCGCCAAAGACACTGGAAATACCAACAAGACGCTGGCATTTGTGCTATTAGTGTTAATGATTTTTCATTTTACGACCTAATGCTTGATAACATCATCGCTTTTGGCGCTACACCTCCAAGATTTGCAAATTTAAGCGGCTCGGAGCAATATTTTGCTTGCTCAAGAGGTAACAAAAACGGCGTTGCTATGGAGATGACAAAGTGGTTTAACACAAACTACCACTACATAGTGCCAGAGCTTAGCAGCGAGAGTAAATTTAGCCTAAAAGCTGATAAAATTTTAGCCGAGTACAAAGAGGCAAAGGCTAATGGCGTAAAAGGCAAGGTAAATTTGATCGGCCCTATCACATTTTTGGCTCTTTCAAAGACGACTGACGGTAGTTGCCCATTTAAGCACCTTGACACGCTTGTAGGCGAGTATAAAAAGCTACTTGAGCAAATTTCTAAGCTTGATGATGAAATTTTAGTGCAGTTTGACGAGCCGATCTTTGTAACTGATAAAAACGAAAGCGACCTTTTGCCACTTATCACAAAGGTTTATAACGAGCTAACAGGCGTTGCAAACAACGTTAAGATCGTATTTGCGACATATTTTGAGCATGCGATCAAGGCAGTTAGCGAAGTGGCTAAAACTAAAATTTATGGTATCGCACTTGACTTCATCCACGGCAAGAGAAATTTCGAAGTCCTTGAGACTATTAAAAATAGTCATCTAACGCTATTTGCTGGCGTGATAGACGGCAGAAATATCTGGAAAAGTAACATTGATGAAAAAGTAAAACTTGTAGGTGAAATTTCAGAAAAAATAGGCGGAAAAGACTTTTATATCGGCACTTCATGCTCACTTCTACATGTGCCATACACTCTAAAATATGAAGAGAATTTAAACCCAGAGATCAAAAACTGGCTAAGCTTTGCAGTTGAGAAGCTTGACGAGATCAAGATCATCACAAAACTTGCAAACGGCGAGAAGCTTGATGAGAGCGAAACAAAAATTTATGAAGAGAACAAAAATGCTGTTAAAACTCGTGCTACTTCAAAGCTCATCCACTCTGAAAGCGTTCAAAATCGCACCAAAAATTTAAGCAAATTTGAGCGTGACGAGAAATTTGAAGATCGCATCAAAATTCAACGCGAAACACTAAAATACGGCATCTTGCCAACAACAACGATAGGTAGCTTCCCTCAAACTGTCGATCTTCGCGTACTTCGCCAAAATTTCAAAAAAGGCGAGATCGACGTGGCTGCTTATGAAGCTGGCATCAAAAAATATATCGATCACTGCGTGAAATTTCAAGAGGATATCGGCCTAGACGTGCTAGTACACGGCGAGCCAGAGAGAAACGACATGGTCGAGTACTTTGGCGAGCAGATCAGCGGATATGCATTTAGCCAAAATGGCTGGGTACAAAGCTACGGCAGCCGCTGCGTCAAGCCACCACTTCTCTTTGGTGACGTAAGCCGCCCAGAGCCAATGACTGTTAAGTGGATGAAATACGCTCAAAGCATCACAAAACACGTAATGAAGGGCATGCTAACAGGTCCTGTAACGATGCTAAACTGGAGCTTTGTGCGTGATGATCTTCCAAGAAGCGAAGTGGCAAAACAGCTTGCACTTTGTATCTACGACGAGATTGCAGACCTTCAAAATGCGGGCATCAGAGTGATCCAAGTCGATGAGGCAGCGTTTAAAGAGGGCTATCCGCTAAGAGCTGAAAATATCCCAGCTTATGAGAAATTTGCGGTTGATTGTTTCAAACTTTCAGTGAGCTCAGCTGAGGCGAAAACCCAGATCCACACGCATATGTGCTACTCTGAATTTAACGATATTATTAAGACCATTGAGGCAATGGATGCTGATGTTATCAGTATCGAGACTGCAAGAAGTGGCAACGAGCTACTTAAAATTTTCAAAGCCGTTGGCTACAAACAAGAGGTCGGACCTGGCGTTTACGACATCCACAGCCCACGCGTGCCAAGTGTCGAGGAGATCGTCGCTCAGATCAAAGCTCTGCTTGAAGTCTTGCCAAAAGAACAACTCTGGATCAACCCTGACTGCGGCCTAAAAACTAGAAAATGGGAAGAGGTCGAGCCAAGCCTTAAAAATATGGTAGAAGCCGTCAAGATCGTAAGAGGTCTATAA
- a CDS encoding 50S ribosomal protein L35, which translates to MPKMKTVRGAAKRFKVGKNKIKRGSAFRSHILTKKPSKRMRDLRGPHYVDSTNVSAVRKMLGV; encoded by the coding sequence ATGCCAAAGATGAAAACCGTTCGCGGTGCTGCTAAGCGCTTTAAAGTAGGTAAAAATAAGATAAAAAGAGGCTCTGCTTTTAGAAGCCATATCTTAACAAAAAAACCTAGTAAGCGTATGAGAGACCTTCGTGGACCACACTACGTAGATAGCACAAACGTCTCAGCCGTTCGCAAAATGCTCGGCGTATAA
- a CDS encoding phosphoribosylformylglycinamidine cyclo-ligase, protein MISYKDAGVDIDAGNSFVEAIKPFVKSTQTPNVIGGIGSFSGAVRLPSGYKNPAILGATDGVGTKLRLAIDAKKFDGVGEDLVAMCVNDLICNFATPLFFLDYYATAKLEIESAKEVVKSIANGCKKAQCALIGGETAEMPSMYEKGDFDLAGFAVGIAEADEIDRSKFVKAGDVLVALPSSGLHSNGFSLARKVVSELGLKFDEKVGERKLIDVLLEPTRIYVSDFLRLKDKITAMAHITGGGIVENLPRVFPAGLGAKVQKSAVKTPEIFKILAQKVEESEMMRTFNMGVGMILVVPKENVDAVLASSDGYVIGEVVNGKGVELV, encoded by the coding sequence ATGATAAGCTATAAAGATGCTGGAGTGGATATAGATGCTGGAAATAGCTTTGTTGAGGCGATAAAGCCTTTCGTAAAATCTACACAAACACCAAACGTCATAGGTGGCATTGGGTCATTTTCAGGAGCGGTCAGACTACCAAGCGGGTATAAAAATCCAGCCATTCTAGGCGCGACTGATGGTGTCGGCACAAAGCTTCGCCTAGCTATCGACGCTAAGAAATTTGACGGCGTGGGCGAGGATCTAGTCGCAATGTGCGTAAATGATCTCATCTGCAACTTCGCTACACCACTCTTTTTCCTTGACTACTACGCAACAGCAAAGCTTGAGATAGAGAGCGCCAAAGAGGTGGTAAAAAGCATCGCAAATGGCTGCAAAAAGGCTCAGTGCGCACTTATCGGCGGTGAGACAGCGGAGATGCCATCGATGTATGAAAAGGGCGACTTTGACCTTGCTGGATTTGCCGTTGGTATCGCCGAGGCTGACGAGATCGATAGAAGCAAATTTGTAAAAGCAGGTGATGTTTTAGTCGCGCTTCCTAGTAGTGGCCTGCACTCAAATGGCTTTTCACTAGCAAGAAAAGTAGTTAGCGAGCTCGGACTAAAATTTGATGAAAAAGTAGGTGAGCGAAAGCTCATCGACGTACTTCTTGAGCCAACAAGAATTTACGTTAGCGACTTTTTAAGATTAAAAGATAAGATTACGGCAATGGCTCACATCACCGGTGGTGGCATAGTTGAAAACTTACCTCGCGTCTTTCCTGCTGGACTTGGTGCGAAGGTGCAAAAAAGTGCTGTAAAAACGCCTGAAATTTTTAAAATCCTCGCTCAAAAAGTAGAAGAAAGCGAGATGATGAGGACTTTTAACATGGGCGTTGGCATGATATTAGTTGTGCCTAAAGAAAACGTTGACGCTGTCCTAGCTAGTAGCGATGGCTACGTGATCGGTGAAGTAGTAAATGGCAAAGGCGTAGAGCTAGTTTAA
- a CDS encoding 50S ribosomal protein L20 yields MARVKTGVVRRRRHKKVLKLARGFFSARHKHFRKAKEQLERSLVYAYRDRRQKKRDFRRLWIVRINAACRLNDISYSRFINGLNKAKIELDRKILADLAMNDAKAFAALAKQAKDALK; encoded by the coding sequence ATGGCAAGAGTAAAAACAGGCGTAGTTAGAAGAAGACGCCATAAGAAAGTTTTAAAGCTAGCACGTGGCTTTTTCAGTGCTAGACATAAACACTTTAGAAAAGCTAAAGAGCAACTAGAGAGAAGTTTAGTTTATGCATACCGCGACAGACGCCAGAAAAAACGTGATTTCAGACGTTTATGGATCGTTCGTATCAATGCAGCTTGCAGACTAAACGACATTAGCTATTCAAGATTTATCAACGGTTTAAACAAAGCTAAGATTGAACTTGATAGAAAAATTTTAGCTGATCTAGCTATGAATGACGCGAAGGCATTTGCGGCACTTGCAAAACAAGCAAAAGATGCTTTGAAATAA
- a CDS encoding peptidase, with translation MKGKILASIVAMSAILGTSSLACTTILVGDKASNDGSMLVARSADSKAIKAQVFLIHPATKNQTGMHSSKAHDGANDFTYPLPKDGMRYTTIANSHTKLHGAVGYNEAGVGLSGTETIYAKDELLKIDPYNEESGITEDDIPDVLLPRMKSAKEGVKLLGEIVETKGAGEGFGVVFIDANELWYFETGTGHKWIASKIPQDEYFVTANQGRLHAYKENDPNFMGAKDVIKFAIDNKTYDPEKDGEFNFTKAYTRDDERDMTYNYPRVCWVQSMFNPSLKQDFADGQKFPVFLKPEKKLGVEDLKAAMRAHYDGTPFDNYTSKDEDKKNVYRAISVFRTYESHVMQVRPWLPKEIGRVTYVALGMADLSVYLPYYEGLDGFIKGYSDGSYDADDTSIYWVYRKLQTLVMTDYEKYSPVVKEAYAKFEKELAVKQAKFEDEYVKLYKKDKKKADKLLNEFGKKTMQEAKDLTQELTNKVFTMLTADMDAKLKSLNKGKKD, from the coding sequence ATGAAAGGCAAAATTCTTGCATCAATCGTCGCTATGAGTGCGATTTTAGGCACAAGTAGCTTGGCATGCACTACCATTTTAGTAGGAGATAAAGCCTCAAACGATGGCTCTATGTTAGTGGCTAGAAGCGCTGATAGCAAGGCTATAAAGGCACAAGTTTTTTTGATACACCCAGCTACGAAAAATCAAACTGGCATGCACAGCTCAAAGGCACATGACGGTGCAAATGACTTTACATATCCGCTTCCAAAAGATGGCATGAGATACACAACCATCGCAAATTCTCACACCAAGCTTCACGGAGCGGTTGGCTATAATGAGGCTGGCGTTGGACTAAGCGGCACTGAGACCATCTACGCAAAAGACGAGCTTTTAAAGATCGACCCATATAACGAAGAGAGTGGCATCACCGAAGATGACATCCCAGACGTGCTTTTGCCGCGTATGAAGAGCGCAAAAGAGGGCGTTAAACTTCTTGGCGAGATAGTAGAGACAAAAGGCGCTGGAGAGGGCTTTGGCGTGGTATTTATCGACGCAAACGAGCTTTGGTACTTTGAGACAGGCACAGGCCATAAATGGATCGCTTCAAAGATCCCGCAAGATGAGTATTTCGTCACTGCAAACCAAGGCAGACTACACGCTTACAAAGAGAATGATCCAAATTTCATGGGCGCAAAAGATGTGATCAAATTTGCGATCGACAACAAGACTTATGACCCTGAAAAAGATGGAGAATTTAACTTCACAAAGGCATATACAAGGGACGATGAGAGGGATATGACCTACAACTATCCACGCGTTTGCTGGGTGCAAAGCATGTTTAATCCAAGCTTAAAACAAGACTTCGCCGATGGTCAGAAATTCCCGGTATTTTTAAAACCAGAGAAAAAACTAGGCGTTGAAGATCTAAAAGCTGCTATGAGAGCCCACTACGATGGCACCCCGTTTGATAACTATACTAGCAAAGACGAAGATAAGAAAAATGTCTACCGCGCCATAAGCGTCTTTAGAACGTACGAGTCTCACGTCATGCAGGTGCGCCCGTGGCTACCAAAAGAGATCGGCCGCGTGACCTACGTAGCTCTTGGTATGGCTGATCTTAGTGTTTATTTGCCGTATTACGAGGGTCTTGATGGCTTTATAAAAGGCTACTCAGATGGCTCATACGACGCTGATGATACTTCGATATACTGGGTTTATAGAAAGCTTCAAACCCTTGTGATGACTGACTATGAGAAGTATTCGCCAGTGGTTAAAGAGGCTTACGCTAAATTTGAAAAAGAGTTGGCGGTAAAACAGGCTAAATTTGAAGATGAGTATGTAAAACTTTATAAAAAAGATAAGAAAAAGGCTGACAAACTCTTAAATGAATTTGGTAAAAAGACTATGCAAGAGGCTAAGGATTTAACTCAGGAGCTTACAAACAAGGTCTTTACTATGCTTACAGCCGACATGGACGCTAAGCTGAAATCCCTAAATAAAGGCAAAAAAGACTAA
- a CDS encoding mannose-1-phosphate guanylyltransferase/mannose-6-phosphate isomerase — MTNILLCGGSGTRLWPISRTLMPKQFIKLFDNRSLFQLTALRNSEICDNTFVITNIDHYYLAMDQIENLNITNFKYLLEPVGRNTAPAITLACLALDPNEIVLVTPSDHLIKDIKAYHTSVKAAKELAEQNFLVTFGIKPSSPETGFGYIESFSGDVKAFYEKPDYERAVKFLKDQNFYWNSGMFVFKAGVFLDQMKIFAPEILEACKLAFNNAKKDEFDIKIDTTDMQNIPQNSIDYAVMEKSDIVKMVALDASWSDLGSFDSLDEQLQKDINGNTINSDLVQINSHNNLVLSSGKKIALIDVDDLTIVDTKDALLISKKSSSQKVKNVVEILKEESSELCNAHLTTNRPWGNYTVLENQDGYKIKIIEVKPGKRLSLQKHFHRNEHWIVLSGSATVTIGETTRLVCPNESIYIKMGEVHRLSNEGKIPVVLIEAQVGEYTGEDDIIR; from the coding sequence ATGACAAATATATTATTATGTGGTGGTTCTGGTACGAGGTTGTGGCCTATTAGCAGGACTTTAATGCCAAAACAATTTATTAAATTATTTGATAATAGATCACTTTTTCAGCTAACTGCACTACGAAATAGTGAAATTTGTGACAATACATTTGTGATTACAAATATCGATCACTACTACTTGGCGATGGATCAGATAGAGAATTTAAATATCACAAATTTTAAATATCTGCTTGAGCCGGTTGGTAGAAATACTGCACCAGCGATCACGTTAGCTTGCCTTGCACTTGATCCAAATGAGATTGTTTTAGTAACCCCTTCAGATCATTTGATAAAGGACATTAAAGCATATCACACAAGCGTAAAAGCTGCAAAAGAGCTGGCTGAACAAAATTTTTTAGTTACTTTTGGCATAAAACCAAGTTCGCCTGAGACTGGATTTGGCTATATTGAGAGTTTTAGCGGTGATGTAAAGGCTTTTTATGAAAAGCCAGACTATGAAAGGGCAGTTAAATTTCTAAAAGATCAGAATTTTTACTGGAATTCAGGCATGTTTGTCTTTAAGGCAGGTGTTTTTTTGGATCAGATGAAAATTTTTGCCCCTGAGATACTTGAAGCATGTAAGCTAGCTTTCAATAACGCAAAAAAAGATGAATTTGATATTAAAATAGACACTACCGATATGCAAAATATCCCACAAAACAGCATAGATTATGCTGTGATGGAAAAATCAGATATCGTAAAAATGGTAGCTCTAGATGCGTCTTGGAGCGATCTTGGAAGCTTTGATAGTTTGGATGAGCAGCTACAAAAAGATATCAATGGAAATACAATAAATAGCGATCTGGTGCAGATAAATTCTCACAATAATCTAGTCCTATCTAGCGGTAAAAAAATAGCCTTGATAGATGTTGATGATCTAACTATAGTTGATACAAAAGATGCTCTTTTGATATCTAAAAAATCTTCTAGCCAAAAAGTAAAAAATGTTGTGGAAATTTTAAAAGAGGAGAGCTCTGAGCTTTGCAATGCTCATCTTACTACAAATAGGCCTTGGGGAAACTACACTGTTCTTGAAAATCAAGATGGCTATAAGATAAAAATAATAGAGGTAAAGCCTGGTAAAAGGCTATCTTTGCAAAAGCATTTTCATAGAAATGAGCACTGGATAGTACTATCAGGTAGTGCCACTGTGACGATCGGCGAGACAACTAGACTTGTTTGTCCTAATGAGTCTATATATATAAAAATGGGTGAAGTTCATAGGCTATCTAATGAAGGTAAGATCCCTGTGGTTTTAATAGAAGCTCAAGTCGGCGAATATACAGGCGAAGATGATATAATTCGCTAG
- a CDS encoding GDP-mannose 4,6-dehydratase (catalyzes the formation of GDP-4-dehydro-6-deoxy-D-mannose from GDP mannose) codes for MDKKVALITGITGQDGSYLAEFLLKKGYIVHGVKRRTSLFNTDRIDHLYQDPHVDNRNFFLHYGDMTDSMNLTRIIQEVQPDEIYNLAAMSHVHVSFETPEYVANADGTGTLRLLEAIRILGLEKKSKIYQASTSELYGKVQETPQSEMTPFYPRSPYAVAKMYAYWITVNYREAYGIFACNGILFNHESPVRGETFVTRKITRAASKIALGLQDKLYLGNLDAKRDWGHAKDYVKMMWMILQAPEPEDWVIATGQTTAVRDFVKFAFAYAGINLRFEGAGVDEVGVVDSLNFEKAKELNLNLFHLNIGQTVVCVDPRYFRPTEVDLLLGDPSKAEKKLGWKREFNLQDLVNDMMKSDLKLMTKDVYLKDGGYETMSYFE; via the coding sequence ATGGATAAAAAAGTAGCGTTAATAACTGGTATAACTGGTCAAGATGGATCGTATCTGGCAGAATTTTTACTAAAAAAGGGTTATATAGTCCATGGTGTAAAAAGGCGAACGAGCCTTTTTAATACAGATAGAATAGATCATCTCTATCAAGATCCGCACGTTGATAATAGAAATTTTTTCTTGCACTATGGCGATATGACGGACTCTATGAATTTAACAAGGATCATTCAAGAAGTACAGCCAGATGAAATTTACAACCTAGCTGCCATGAGCCACGTGCATGTTAGCTTTGAAACCCCAGAATATGTCGCAAATGCTGATGGTACAGGCACTCTTAGGCTTCTTGAAGCTATAAGGATATTAGGGCTTGAGAAAAAAAGTAAAATTTATCAGGCATCTACTTCTGAGCTTTATGGAAAAGTGCAAGAGACACCGCAAAGCGAAATGACTCCATTTTATCCAAGAAGTCCTTATGCGGTTGCAAAGATGTATGCGTACTGGATAACGGTTAATTATAGAGAGGCTTATGGCATTTTTGCTTGTAATGGTATATTGTTTAATCACGAATCACCAGTTAGAGGTGAGACATTTGTAACTAGAAAGATCACAAGAGCAGCTAGTAAGATAGCGCTTGGGCTTCAAGACAAGCTTTATCTTGGAAATTTAGATGCCAAAAGAGACTGGGGCCATGCAAAAGACTATGTGAAGATGATGTGGATGATACTGCAAGCTCCAGAGCCAGAAGACTGGGTGATAGCAACTGGCCAAACAACAGCGGTTAGAGATTTTGTAAAATTTGCATTTGCTTATGCTGGCATAAATTTGAGATTTGAAGGGGCTGGCGTAGATGAGGTAGGAGTCGTGGATTCACTAAATTTTGAAAAAGCAAAAGAGTTAAATTTAAATTTGTTCCATTTAAATATCGGACAAACTGTGGTTTGTGTGGATCCAAGATATTTTAGACCAACAGAGGTTGATTTGCTGCTTGGAGATCCGAGTAAAGCAGAGAAAAAACTAGGCTGGAAGAGAGAATTTAACCTTCAAGATCTAGTAAACGATATGATGAAGTCGGACTTAAAGCTCATGACAAAAGATGTCTATCTAAAAGATGGCGGATATGAGACAATGAGCTATTTCGAGTAA
- a CDS encoding diaminopimelate epimerase has protein sequence MQVSKYNASGNDFVIFHTFLNKDRSELARQICSRTNGVGADGLIVLLPYEKGAKWEFYNSDGSYAAMCGNGSRAAARYAYLNGLVSSNEFVLLTGSGEVMANVKGECVEVVLTSPKILSEPLNENGKTWYFYDTGVPHLVNFTQNLDEFDVKECRSLRQKYNANVNLAKFDGEVLKVRTYERGVEDETLACGTGMAACFYGATLNLNAAQCLKVYPKSGEELGFRLESGKILFSGAVKHCFNTSIEISF, from the coding sequence ATGCAAGTTTCAAAATACAACGCTAGTGGCAACGATTTTGTCATATTTCATACATTTTTGAACAAAGATAGAAGTGAGCTAGCAAGGCAAATTTGCAGCCGAACGAACGGCGTGGGAGCTGATGGGCTAATAGTACTTTTGCCTTACGAAAAGGGTGCGAAATGGGAGTTTTATAACAGTGACGGAAGCTACGCTGCGATGTGTGGCAATGGCTCGCGCGCGGCTGCTAGATATGCCTATCTAAATGGTCTTGTTAGTTCAAACGAATTTGTCTTGCTAACTGGTAGCGGCGAGGTGATGGCAAATGTGAAAGGTGAGTGCGTCGAGGTCGTGCTAACAAGTCCAAAGATTTTAAGCGAGCCATTAAATGAAAACGGCAAAACTTGGTATTTTTACGATACTGGCGTGCCACATCTTGTAAATTTCACACAAAATTTAGATGAATTTGACGTCAAAGAGTGCAGGTCGCTTCGTCAAAAATACAATGCAAATGTAAATTTAGCCAAATTTGATGGCGAAGTTTTAAAGGTGAGAACCTACGAAAGGGGCGTGGAGGATGAGACGCTAGCTTGTGGCACTGGCATGGCGGCTTGCTTTTACGGCGCTACTTTAAATTTAAACGCAGCACAATGCCTAAAAGTCTATCCAAAAAGTGGCGAGGAGCTTGGCTTTAGACTAGAAAGCGGCAAAATTTTATTTAGTGGAGCGGTGAAACACTGCTTTAATACGAGTATTGAAATTAGCTTTTAG
- a CDS encoding dephospho-CoA kinase, which translates to MQKFPNAYVITGSIASGKSTVSNLLKERGFSVIDADMIAHEQLEICKCEIVEFFGEQILDEADKIDRQKLGAIVFNDPKKLKILEQILHPKIKEEILSRAIKLECLGQVYFVDIPLFFEKEDRYAEFKNVAAIYAPKELLLSRLMNRNGLSLEGAKARVELQMDIEQKRKKANFIIDNSSDKENLEQELEKFLRQIYG; encoded by the coding sequence TTGCAGAAATTTCCAAACGCTTATGTCATTACAGGCTCGATCGCTAGCGGTAAAAGCACTGTTTCAAATTTACTAAAAGAGCGAGGTTTTAGCGTGATTGATGCGGACATGATCGCGCACGAGCAGCTTGAAATTTGTAAATGTGAGATAGTGGAATTTTTTGGAGAGCAAATTTTAGACGAAGCTGACAAGATCGATCGGCAAAAACTTGGTGCCATTGTTTTTAATGATCCAAAAAAATTAAAAATTTTAGAGCAAATTTTGCATCCAAAGATAAAGGAAGAAATTCTATCTCGCGCTATAAAGCTTGAGTGTTTGGGGCAGGTTTATTTTGTCGATATTCCTTTGTTTTTTGAAAAAGAGGATCGCTACGCTGAGTTTAAAAATGTTGCCGCGATTTACGCACCAAAAGAGCTTTTACTAAGCCGCTTAATGAACCGAAATGGTCTAAGTTTAGAGGGTGCAAAAGCTAGAGTGGAGCTTCAGATGGATATCGAGCAAAAGCGAAAAAAGGCAAATTTCATTATAGATAACAGCAGTGATAAAGAAAATTTAGAGCAAGAACTAGAGAAATTTCTAAGGCAAATTTATGGCTGA